The DNA window TTTGAGGCGTAGTGTCTGTTATTCCTGATACATACTCTTGTCGTTTTTTAATAATATCAGGATGAAAATCGTTTTCTGCGTTACGCGGAATTTGATTCAAGGTTTCGTTAATAAGCGGCAACTTGTCCTTCAGTACTAATTTTATATCACCAAAAGGAGGAGCAGTTATGGTGATGTTGATATCGACAATTTTTGAGTCAGGTATAGAAGTGCCATCAACAAACACAGTTAAGGTTGCCCCAAGTGGAAAGTCTATTCCTTTTTTTTGTTCAAGGGTATGAAGGCCAATTGGTGTGTCAGAGTTCAACGCAACCATGATTTTAGACATATCAATTTTTTGATTGTTAATGAATAAATGCAAAATTTGGTTAAAGTGTGCGCTTTTAATTCGATTTTTTAATGAAAAGCTTAAACCCTTATCAGTCTTTCTTAAACTGCCAAGGGTGTATAGCTGTTTTAGCATTGAGTCTGGTATAAGCATAGTGAGCTCTGCTGAAAAAGGTTTGTATTAACTATCTATGTTTTTTAATTGAATATGTTGATGGTGATCAAAAAAATTATCTTATCTAGAGTCAAACTCATCACTGTTTTATCTCAATCGATAGAGTGATTCAGCTTTCTTTTCCTGAACGCCACGATCGCCACTGCATCTAAGGAACTAAAATGACCGTAAAAGTGAAGATTGATTTACACCGCGAATTTATTGTTGCCGCAGACATCGATACCGTATTCTCTCTTTTATCAAATGTTCCCGCTTCCGCTGCTTATTTCCCGAAAGTACATAAGTTAACGCCGTTGTCAGATAATGCATTTCGATGGGTTATGGAAAAGGTCGCGCTTGGGATTTACTCAATTGAAACGAGTTATGCTTGCCAATATATTTCTGATACAGATGCAAAAACAATCGTGTGGGTGCCTATTGAAGGCGAGGGGAACGCTACCGTGTCAGGTAAATGGACATTAACCAAGTTTGCTGCCGGCACCAAAGTTTTATTTGAGACACAAGCTGAACTCATACTGCCAGTAAGCGGACTGCTTCAGTTAGCGATTAGCCCTCTGGTTAAAATCGAGTTTACGGGGCTGGTTGATACGTATCTGAACAACTTACAAGACTTATGGGCGTAGTGTCGTCTTCGGCACTGGAAGTCGTAATATTTATTGTATCTAGAAAAATTTGACGAGCAACTATTTGACGTTGGTCAAGATAACGAGAGCACATTTGATAAACAATCAACCTGTCTCTTTTTTATTTTATGGACGTTGAGCGTGAAAACGCCGTTCGGAAGTCGGCATAGCTTATAAACAAGACTATCAAAAGGAGCATGTATGACTGATTTTGCTGAATTAAGAAAGCAGATGATAAAGTATCAATTGGCGACTCGCGGGGTTGACGATGATGCACTGTTGAGTGCAATCAATACAGTGCCTCGAGAAAAATTTGTGCCAACAGAGTTGATAGAGTTCGCTTATCAAGATAGTCCCTTACCGATCGCTGCTAGCCAGACCATTTCTCAACCGTACATCGTCGCATTAATGATTGCGGCACTTGAACTTAAACCAAAAGATAAAGTGTTAGAGGTTGGTACCGGTTCAGGGTACGCCGCCGCGATTTTGTCTAAGCTGGCTCGACAAGTATTCACGATAGAAAGGCATAAAGTGCTTGCCGATTCAGCTCGTGTAACACTCCATCATTTGGGCTATAAAAACGTGCTTGTATTTCAAGCAGATGGAACATTGGGTTTGCCAAAAGAAGCACCGTTTGATGCCATAGTAGTAGCTGCAGGTGGTCCAAGTGTTCCTGAGCTTCTGAAACATCAGCTAGTTATTGGTGGACGTATGGTGATACCAGTGGGCTCAACATTGCAAAGCCAAAAGTTACTGAGGATCCGGCGCGTAAGTCAGCATGAATTTATAGAAGAGAGCCTCGGGGATGTGCGTTTTGTGCCTTTGATCGGTGCTGCTGGTTGGGAAGAAGAGTATGCTGAAAAGCCGAAAAAGAAAGAACCTACCCTCAGTTTACCTGACCATATTTATGAAAACAGTGAACATTTTGCCAGAATAGACGATTGTAATTTAGACAATTTACTTGAGCGTATCGGCGATAGTCGCGTAGTGCTATTGGGCGAATCATCGCATGGAAGTGCAGAATTTTATGATATGCGAGCCCGAATTACTAAAGAGCTGATAGAGAAGAAAGGCTTTACTATTATTGCCGCCGAGGCCGACTGGCCTGATGCAACGAATATCAATCATCATGTTCAGAGCACCTCCGATGAGTCGATGCAAGATGATCCACCTTTCACACGCTTTCCCACTTGGATGTGGCTTAATCACTCCGTTCTTAACTTCAGTCATTGGTTAAAGTCTTTTAATAATGATATCCAATTATCTGAGAATAAAGTGGGGTTTTACGGTCTTGATCTATACAGCATGAATACTTCAATGGAAGCGGTGTTAAGTTACTTGGATTCAGTAGATCCGAAAACAGCAGAAATTGCGAGGGTTCGTTACGGCTGTCTGACACCTTGGGCAAGGGAGCCGTCACTTTATGCTCGAGTGACTATGAACAAACAATATAAAGAGTGCGAAAATGATGTCGTTGCCACGTTACATGACTTACTCAAAAAACGCCTCGACTATTCTGCTGCCGACGGTAATCGATTTTTCAATGCCGAACAAAATGCCCGCTTAGTCGCAAGTGCCGAACGGTATTATCGCACAATGTATTATGCTGAAAATAACTCTTGGAATTTGCGAGATCAACACATGTTCGATACCTTGCAATCAGTCATGTTACATAGAGGCAAGTCTTCAAAAGCCGTTGTCTGGGCACATAACTCACACATTGGTGATGCTCGAGCAACTCAAATGAGCGCTCGCGGCGAATTCAATTTAGGACAGTTAACTCGCGAATGCTATGGCGATGCGGCTTACCTAATTGGATTTGGTACTGACCACGGCACAGTTGCGGCGGCGTCTGAATGGGGCGGTCCAATGGAAGTAAAACAAGTGCAGCCGTCTCATATTGATAGCTATGAGTATCTGTTTCATCAGGTGAAAACGGATAATTTAATATTGCCCTTGCGTAAACTAAAGCAAAAAACAGTGGGCAAAAAGCTCACGACTGAACGTTTAGAGAGGGCAATTGGCGTGATATACAGACCAGAAAGCGAACTACAAAGTCATTATTTTTATGCTGCATTACCGAATCAGTTCGATGAATATATTTGGTTTGATGAAACAAGCGCTGTTCAGCCTGTTAATAGAGAAACCATGCAAGATAGTCCCGATACTTTCCCGTTCGGCTTGTAGCTTTGCCCTTATGAACTACGAACAGCTAGCTCAATCCATTATGACACAATACGCCATTGATACTGGATTAGCCCGAGATCCTGAGTCGGGGGCGAAAAATCCTCCGCGGCGTTATTTATGGACTGATGCCTTTGCAGTTTGCAATTATCTTGGGTTCTATAAACGACATTCCGCCCCTGCATTCTTGCAGCAAGCGCTTACGTTGGTTGAACAAGTACACTGTGTGCTTGGAAAACACCGTGAGGATAGCTCAAAAAAAGGATGGATTAGCGGGCTTGACGATGTTGAAGCGAAGCGCCATCCAACGGCTGGCGGTTTAAGAATTGGTAAACCTTTAAATGAAAGCAATGCTGATACAGAAGTGAACTCATCTGCAGAATGGCAGCAAGATGGTCAATACTTCCACTATCTTACTAAATGGATGCATGCTTTAAATTGTGTCGCTCGAGCAACTGGCGATATGCAATATAATGAATGGGCACGAGAATTAGCTAAGACTGCGCACAGTGCATTCGTCTATGATGATTATGTAAATTCAAAACGCGTAAAGCGAATTTACTGGAAAATGAGCATTGACCTCTCTAGACCTCTTGTTTTATCGATGGGTCATCATGATCCCTTAGATGGTCTTCTAATTTATCAGCAGTTGCAAACTTGCTGCGCAAGAGCGGAAGCTAAAACTTCAAATTATAATTTGTCTAACGAAATTGCAGAAATGGCGGCTGTATGTGAGGCGAAGAACTGGGCAACTAACGACACACTTGGCGTCGGCTGCTTGCTTACTGACGCGTATAAATTATGTCAGTTAATGGGATTGTATCAATTAAATGGACAGCACTTATTTGAAAAAATACTACAAGATATAGAGAGTAGTTTACATCATATTGTTGGAGGTAACCTTTTTAGCATAAAGGCCTCCAATCGTTTGGCATTTCGTGAATTAGGCTTAGCGATTGGCCTACAAACAATCAGCAAAATGCGTCAGGTGCTTACTAAACACTCGGCAGAATTTCAACAAGTTGACTCACTCAATCTTCTATTATTGCGTCTGTCAGCCTATGAACCGTTGCATAGTATTATCGAAAATTTCTGGCTTAAGCCTGAACAACAAAGTTTGGCTGTATGGCAAGAGCATGCAGATATAAATAACGTGATGTTAGCAACCAGCTTATTTCCCAGTGGTTATGTTCAACTATAAAATAAAAACGAACTTTTGGGGGAAGCAGACTGGAGCTTTGGTTCTCTATTGTCAATAATATTGATCCCAGTCAAGCCTCCCAAAAAGAAGTTATTTATTATCACATCCGAGGCAAAGCTGTGATTGCCATCGAGCTATTCGTTTAACTTTACATCCGGCGCTATTACAAATTTGTTAACTAACTATGAAGCATCAAGGTTTAAGAAAGAAGACACAAAATTACATAAAAGAAGTTATTTTGTATACGCCAGTTGTTTACATGGCGTGCCTGTTAGTTGCATTGTGGCTGTTGTTTTCGGCAGGGATTTATTTTGGAGAAAGCGATGCACCAAATACCAAAATAACCTCTTATGGCAAAGCTTTATATTGGGGGATTGCAGCATTTTCAACTGCTGGTATTGCCGATACTCCGGTCAATGGAATGTCCATTTTATTGGGCGGAATATGGATTGTTATTGGGTCTGCACTTTTCTTTGGTGCTATCGTTGCGTCGATAACGACTTATTTTATGCGTCCATTACAACGCCCATCAAAACAGATTATTGATACTATTGAATACAACCTTGAACAATTAGATGAGCTCTCAATTGAAGAGCTAGAATTGTTGAAAAAAATGACAGATTCGTTCATTGAACACGTAGAAAACTTAAAATTTGAGCAGGAAAAGCATTTGAACTCCCGCAGGAAACAAACAATACGAGAGTCTAAGGGGTAAATTTGATGCAAAAAACAAAATTACTCAACGCTAAGCCATTCAGCTACCATCGTTTTGATACGCTCAACGTCAGTGCTACCACTCTGGCTTAAATAAGCTTTATAGATTGGATGCGTTGCTTTCATATTAGCTATTTCAGACTCATCGTCGTTTTTACGATAATATCCGATCACTTCACCCATACTCATCTTATATTGCTTGGTTGCTGCCAATAAGGTGTCTTCAATATAAGCTTTCATTGTGGGATGTTTACTTAAAAAAGCGGCATTGCTTTTTGCATTAGAAACAAATTTAACCAGAAAACCAGCCGATTTAGTATTGTTGTTATCGGCTTGATAACCAAGCTCATCCAATAGACTACGAACATCAGCAATATTACTTGGATTAAAGTTCATTTGATTAACTTTTGATATTTCGCTGTATTTCTCTTCTAATACTTCTAAAGAGAGCGTGACTTGAATGATAAAACAATCGCGGTCAGGGGCTTTCCCGACGCCTTTTAACGTATCACACAATACTTTTGCGGAGTCTATGACATCAAAAAGTTTATTGTCGTTTGCATCAACATCGTCTCGCCAATAACCAACGGCCGCAATGCGATAATAAGCTAATGCTAGCTTGGGGCTGCCAGCACTCACCATAGCGTCACCCGACTCATGAGCCAACGCCGCTAAATACGCTATCTGCTTTTTCTCTGCAGTGTTGTTCTTTGTTGATGACTCTATTAATAGAGCTGTTAAGTTGTTGTCCATCAGATTGACGTCATTTGCGGCTGTATATTCTGCGGTGCTTATGCATGCGCTTAAGGTGAATGCCGCAAATAAAGTAATCAGGTACTTCAGTGTTCTATTTTTAAAGGTTAATTTGTAATAATTGTAGGTCAATTTCATGGTAACACTCCCTCTGTGATAGCGCTTTTAAGTGAGTCGGTAAGATATTCTTTAATCGTGTCGCTTCCCCATTTGTCTGGTTCGTTGACAACTTTTTGCAGTAAATCATCCATGAGTTCATTGATGATGGTTGGTTGACTCAATAAACCTGAAATATTTCCCTTCAATCCATCTACGGTAGTGCTAACTAAGTGCATAACAGTATTGGCCTGCCAAGCAAGGTCCGCGCTATCGCTATTGAATTGCTCTATTCGTTGCACTAGGGGGATAATAACGGCTGTGATTAGCGCTTTCTGTTCGCCAGCTACGGAAATGCTTTTGTTAAACAAACGCTCAAAGTCCGTTACGGCCGCGTTGCTGAGCAGCTCAGTAAACGCCAGCCACTCTTCGTTCGATAACATGAAGCTGTTATCTTGCTGGATGATCGCAATGCTGCCTTTTAGCACCTTTAAGGCGGTTTGATCATGAATGCTTAACATACTAGGGCTTTGACTTATTTGGGTCAGAATAATGTTCGATAAGCGCTGCTGCTGTTCGTTGTTAAATAAATCAATGCGTCCACCGTTTGCTAAACTTGTGCTCATTTCTGCACTAAAATCACGTATCAAAGATGCGGCAAGTTTGTCCCATGGCTTATTCGCATCTAATTTAAACAGTACATTTGCATGTTCACCGACGGCGTTGAAAACATTAATCGCAATGGCAGTACTTAGCTTTTTATCAAGCGTATTACTAGCGCTTGCGGAAAAACTAGTCGCAATGTTGCTTAATAAACCTTGCATAGCTTCAGTATTGTCAATGTGTTTACTTTCGTCAAAAAATACCTCTGGCTGTTTGATAGCAACATCCAGTCCAGCAACGAGTAAGGCAGACAAACCTTGTTTAGAAAATACGGCGGCGATATTTTTATCCTGAGCTGTTTCAGTTGCAGCGTTCAAAAATGCCTTCGTTACGATCCCCAAGGCCTTATCATCTACAAAATTGCCACCTAAATAACCCTCAGTGTTATCCACAATCAAGCGCATAACCGCAATCGAGGATGGCCCTATTAAGGTATTGATCAAATCACGGTATTGAATAACCTCACTCAAGTCTTTGTTTTCCATTTGCGTCACGATCGGATTTATTACCCCGCTGACTATGGCTGCAACCTGTTCATCATCAATAATGACTTTGGTATTTTCGGCAAGCACCGCCAAACTCGATCGCACAAACACGGCTAAAACTCTGTTTTCAAAGTCATGCCGTTTACCCATGTCCTCCACATCGTTAGGAATAAGACTATCGAGCTTTGTTGCAAAGGAGATCACTAGTTTCTCACCTTTAGAATCTGCGCCCATCACAGAAGGGTAAGCGGCAATAAATTCGGCACCGATATCAACTAACGTTAACGCCATGCGCGACCAAGCTGTAGGAGGTTGATTGTCATATCGCCATTGCTCAATCATGCGTCCACCAATGA is part of the Glaciecola nitratireducens FR1064 genome and encodes:
- a CDS encoding SRPBCC family protein, coding for MTVKVKIDLHREFIVAADIDTVFSLLSNVPASAAYFPKVHKLTPLSDNAFRWVMEKVALGIYSIETSYACQYISDTDAKTIVWVPIEGEGNATVSGKWTLTKFAAGTKVLFETQAELILPVSGLLQLAISPLVKIEFTGLVDTYLNNLQDLWA
- a CDS encoding protein-L-isoaspartate(D-aspartate) O-methyltransferase, translated to MTDFAELRKQMIKYQLATRGVDDDALLSAINTVPREKFVPTELIEFAYQDSPLPIAASQTISQPYIVALMIAALELKPKDKVLEVGTGSGYAAAILSKLARQVFTIERHKVLADSARVTLHHLGYKNVLVFQADGTLGLPKEAPFDAIVVAAGGPSVPELLKHQLVIGGRMVIPVGSTLQSQKLLRIRRVSQHEFIEESLGDVRFVPLIGAAGWEEEYAEKPKKKEPTLSLPDHIYENSEHFARIDDCNLDNLLERIGDSRVVLLGESSHGSAEFYDMRARITKELIEKKGFTIIAAEADWPDATNINHHVQSTSDESMQDDPPFTRFPTWMWLNHSVLNFSHWLKSFNNDIQLSENKVGFYGLDLYSMNTSMEAVLSYLDSVDPKTAEIARVRYGCLTPWAREPSLYARVTMNKQYKECENDVVATLHDLLKKRLDYSAADGNRFFNAEQNARLVASAERYYRTMYYAENNSWNLRDQHMFDTLQSVMLHRGKSSKAVVWAHNSHIGDARATQMSARGEFNLGQLTRECYGDAAYLIGFGTDHGTVAAASEWGGPMEVKQVQPSHIDSYEYLFHQVKTDNLILPLRKLKQKTVGKKLTTERLERAIGVIYRPESELQSHYFYAALPNQFDEYIWFDETSAVQPVNRETMQDSPDTFPFGL
- a CDS encoding two pore domain potassium channel family protein — protein: MYTPVVYMACLLVALWLLFSAGIYFGESDAPNTKITSYGKALYWGIAAFSTAGIADTPVNGMSILLGGIWIVIGSALFFGAIVASITTYFMRPLQRPSKQIIDTIEYNLEQLDELSIEELELLKKMTDSFIEHVENLKFEQEKHLNSRRKQTIRESKG